A single genomic interval of uncultured Desulfobacter sp. harbors:
- a CDS encoding PIG-L family deacetylase — MNVLAIGAHYDDIELGCAGTLMKHVQNNDKVTIFVITDSSYASPTNQPIREKAEASAEGKAAAAIIGADLICFNLRTFHVFYDESLTSSILHQIERLNIDTIYAPWVHDVHRDHKNACRAAIMAGKHVPRFLMYQANWYNSEHTFKKQVFKDISDVFGQKIKALEAHKSELHRTGNKWLDYITTNNRLDGLKIGVKYAESFEVIRYLI, encoded by the coding sequence ATGAACGTACTGGCCATAGGTGCCCACTATGATGATATCGAACTTGGATGTGCGGGCACCCTCATGAAACATGTTCAGAACAATGACAAGGTCACCATCTTTGTTATCACCGACTCATCCTATGCCTCACCCACCAACCAACCGATAAGGGAAAAGGCAGAAGCCTCAGCAGAAGGAAAAGCAGCTGCAGCTATTATCGGAGCAGACCTGATATGTTTTAATTTGAGAACCTTTCATGTTTTCTACGATGAAAGCCTGACGAGCAGTATTTTACATCAGATTGAACGTCTCAATATAGACACTATCTATGCCCCATGGGTGCATGATGTACACAGGGACCATAAAAATGCATGTAGGGCAGCTATCATGGCGGGCAAACACGTTCCCAGGTTTTTAATGTACCAGGCAAACTGGTACAATTCAGAGCATACGTTCAAAAAACAGGTATTCAAAGACATTTCAGATGTTTTTGGACAAAAAATAAAAGCGTTGGAGGCACATAAATCGGAACTTCATAGAACCGGTAATAAATGGCTCGACTATATAACTACCAACAACAGGTTGGACGGCCTTAAAATAGGGGTCAAATACGCAGAATCCTTTGAAGTGATAAGGTATCTGATTTAA
- a CDS encoding NAD-dependent 4,6-dehydratase LegB: MDLRNKKILVTGADGFIGSHLTEKLVEKGYRVKAFVFYNSFNSWGWLDHSSRQIRDNLEIFAGDIRDPFGVDNAASDCDVIFHLAALIAIPYSYHSPATYVDTNINGTLNILQAAKKHGVEKLIHTSTSEVYGTAQFVPITEDHPLSGQSPYSASKIGADQMAWSFYTSFDTPVVTIRPFNTYGPRQSLRAVIPTLITQMANDPSQVKLGSLTPTRDFNYVGDITDAFIKVAESDRTVGTVVNAGSNFEISIADTAQAIAELMDVEISIQSESQRMRPEKSEVNRLWADNSKIKAFTDWTPRYSGIEGFKKGLQHCIEWYKEPNNLKLFKTDQYNI; this comes from the coding sequence ATGGACCTCAGAAATAAAAAAATTCTGGTAACCGGTGCCGACGGTTTTATCGGCTCCCATCTGACCGAAAAGTTGGTTGAAAAGGGATACAGGGTAAAAGCATTCGTATTTTACAACTCCTTTAACTCCTGGGGGTGGTTGGATCATTCATCCCGGCAGATCCGGGACAACCTGGAAATTTTTGCCGGGGACATCCGGGATCCATTCGGTGTGGACAACGCTGCTTCGGACTGCGATGTGATTTTTCACCTGGCGGCCCTCATTGCCATCCCCTACTCATATCACTCCCCGGCCACCTATGTGGATACCAATATCAACGGCACCTTGAACATCCTCCAGGCCGCCAAAAAACATGGTGTTGAAAAACTGATCCACACCTCCACCAGCGAAGTCTACGGGACAGCCCAATTCGTCCCCATCACCGAGGACCACCCCCTGTCGGGCCAGTCCCCCTATTCGGCATCAAAAATCGGGGCCGACCAGATGGCCTGGTCATTTTACACCTCCTTTGACACCCCCGTGGTCACCATCCGCCCCTTTAACACCTATGGCCCCAGACAGTCCCTGAGGGCAGTGATCCCCACCCTCATCACCCAGATGGCCAATGACCCGTCCCAAGTAAAACTCGGTTCGCTGACCCCGACCCGGGACTTCAACTACGTGGGAGACATCACCGATGCCTTCATCAAAGTGGCGGAGTCAGACAGAACCGTCGGTACAGTGGTTAATGCCGGCAGCAACTTTGAAATCTCCATTGCAGATACGGCCCAGGCCATTGCCGAACTCATGGACGTTGAAATCAGCATCCAATCAGAATCACAGCGCATGCGCCCGGAAAAAAGCGAGGTCAACCGGCTGTGGGCCGACAACAGCAAAATAAAGGCATTTACAGACTGGACGCCGCGCTACAGCGGAATTGAAGGGTTCAAAAAGGGCCTTCAGCACTGCATCGAGTGGTACAAGGAACCTAATAACCTAAAACTATTCAAAACGGACCAATATAACATTTAA
- a CDS encoding FlgD immunoglobulin-like domain containing protein translates to MSDSSILSSLVNSYEAYDTKTTSTTSDTSSATSLGSEDFLTLLVAQLENQNPLDPADTEQFTDQLAQFSQVEQLINVNDKLDQMVADVEDSDSNIDVNSFVGLTVTATATSMTIDDGSVTSGFYEVDESAEVTVYVYDSDGTKVATLPQGEVEAGSYLISWDGTDDAGNSLDDGEYSYVVMANSGDGYKEVASHLSGRVDAVSYQNGKGYLVINGVLVDPGDVTTVTPSSSSSLSDSTSIIEYLGTSVTSSYPIVQVEDAKVQGDALSFNLTSASDVTVTIYSAEDEKIDSIEIAADDTTTGENKVTWDGLTSSGYATPDGLYYYTVTADTGTASINISGEVSAITSVDGTQYLEIGDTGRLVSVSTITSIE, encoded by the coding sequence ATGTCTGATAGTTCGATCCTTTCATCATTGGTTAACAGCTATGAGGCTTATGATACTAAGACGACCTCAACAACAAGTGACACCAGCTCGGCAACTTCATTGGGTTCCGAAGATTTTTTAACTCTTTTAGTGGCCCAGCTTGAAAATCAGAACCCCCTTGATCCGGCGGATACGGAACAGTTCACCGACCAGTTGGCCCAATTTAGTCAGGTTGAACAGCTGATCAATGTCAATGACAAGCTTGATCAAATGGTGGCGGATGTTGAGGATTCAGACAGTAATATTGATGTCAACTCATTTGTAGGGCTGACCGTTACGGCAACAGCGACCTCAATGACCATTGATGACGGCTCTGTAACTTCCGGTTTTTATGAAGTCGATGAATCTGCTGAGGTCACTGTGTATGTGTATGATTCCGATGGGACCAAGGTGGCTACCCTGCCCCAGGGCGAAGTTGAGGCCGGATCTTATCTGATCTCCTGGGATGGCACGGATGATGCGGGCAACAGTCTGGATGACGGTGAATATTCCTATGTGGTTATGGCCAATTCCGGGGACGGTTACAAAGAGGTCGCATCCCATCTGTCCGGAAGGGTGGATGCCGTGTCGTACCAGAACGGTAAAGGATACCTGGTGATTAACGGCGTTTTGGTGGATCCGGGCGATGTTACTACCGTAACCCCGTCTTCGTCCTCATCTTTAAGTGATTCGACGTCCATTATTGAATATCTTGGCACCTCGGTGACTTCCAGTTATCCAATCGTCCAGGTGGAAGACGCCAAGGTTCAGGGGGATGCACTAAGCTTTAACCTTACTTCTGCCTCCGATGTAACGGTGACAATATATAGCGCTGAAGATGAAAAAATTGATTCTATTGAGATAGCAGCTGACGACACGACCACAGGAGAAAATAAAGTCACCTGGGACGGGTTGACAAGCAGCGGATACGCGACCCCTGACGGACTTTATTATTATACGGTTACAGCGGATACAGGAACAGCCTCCATCAACATTTCCGGAGAGGTGAGTGCCATCACTTCCGTGGACGGCACCCAATACCTTGAAATTGGAGATACCGGACGTCTGGTTTCTGTATCAACCATAACATCAATTGAATAA
- a CDS encoding flagellar hook-basal body complex protein produces the protein MSLTSSLYAGTSGLSNTGNALQVTSNNISNINTLGFKKGSATFADTLYQTMGTNAGTSQVGLGMNVDNVAQVFTDGSLETTSNATDLAIGGDGFFVVSEFGSEESYYTRAGNFSFDQDGALVTSEGYILQGWYVESDTGDELGAVTDLILTEFTSPPDDTEEITVITNLDADADPLSTVLSNIFEYDEEDGTTMNSDGYEYQTVVTVYDSLGSPHEVTVYYDKKSDTEWQYVITCDPDEDKRTLVADTDSTGLLARGTISFSESSGKIVSMNMEEFTGMIGNVDVTGNNSLENIHFEIENSDAIQLDGYGFNLSYDGTVWSFATPLPANYDPGAAILPESNATNIYIDLDADGETDLKISLDEEPTNDNIFFDINDPGELHIQDIKNVAYSNIDSNTTLTINDASVMTTSETGIVISYAAATNDWTVTNGLTGYTYSIYGDATQCYIDLDDSGNDDDKKDIVFTFEDALAADGSITFDIEGSTAWRTVTADEAKETGYYQFTADFLGGEFGSTETDISFNIGSKFNGNNWVNDSLSSTHYAKSSSTTYQDADGYASGDLTGIEVEPDGLVTGSYSNGQGIALFKIALADFNNVNGLKSMGGNLYQSTGKSGAAITNKPGENGLGTLSSYALEMSNVDISEEFVDMIGLQTAYEANAKIITTVDEMMNTVIGMKR, from the coding sequence ATGTCATTAACCAGTTCCCTTTATGCCGGCACCAGCGGCCTGAGTAACACCGGCAATGCACTCCAAGTTACAAGTAATAATATTTCAAACATCAATACCCTTGGGTTTAAAAAGGGGAGCGCCACCTTTGCAGATACCCTTTACCAGACCATGGGCACCAATGCCGGTACTTCCCAGGTGGGGCTTGGTATGAACGTTGACAATGTTGCCCAGGTGTTTACCGATGGCTCCCTTGAAACCACAAGCAATGCCACGGACCTTGCCATTGGCGGGGATGGTTTCTTTGTTGTTTCCGAATTTGGCTCTGAAGAATCATATTATACAAGGGCCGGCAATTTTTCGTTTGATCAAGACGGAGCACTTGTCACTTCCGAAGGGTATATTTTACAGGGGTGGTATGTTGAAAGCGATACCGGTGATGAACTCGGGGCCGTTACCGACCTGATATTGACCGAGTTTACAAGCCCGCCGGATGATACGGAGGAAATTACCGTAATCACCAACCTAGATGCTGATGCCGATCCTCTATCCACGGTTTTGTCCAATATTTTTGAATATGATGAGGAGGACGGTACCACTATGAATTCGGATGGTTATGAATACCAGACCGTGGTCACGGTCTATGATTCCCTGGGCTCTCCCCATGAAGTTACCGTCTACTACGATAAAAAATCCGACACCGAGTGGCAATACGTTATTACCTGTGATCCGGATGAAGACAAGCGCACCCTTGTGGCAGATACCGACTCTACAGGGCTTCTGGCAAGGGGCACCATTTCCTTTTCCGAAAGTTCCGGTAAAATCGTTTCCATGAATATGGAAGAATTTACAGGCATGATTGGTAACGTGGACGTAACCGGAAACAATTCCTTAGAAAATATTCATTTTGAAATTGAAAATTCCGATGCCATCCAACTGGATGGTTACGGCTTTAATCTGTCATATGACGGCACAGTCTGGAGCTTTGCTACGCCGCTACCCGCTAATTACGATCCTGGTGCAGCGATTCTCCCTGAATCTAATGCGACAAACATTTATATCGATCTTGATGCAGACGGCGAAACGGATTTAAAAATTTCCCTGGATGAAGAACCTACAAATGATAATATCTTTTTTGATATTAACGATCCCGGCGAACTCCATATCCAGGATATTAAAAATGTGGCGTACTCAAACATTGATTCCAACACAACACTCACCATTAACGATGCCAGTGTCATGACAACATCTGAAACGGGTATTGTAATTTCATATGCTGCCGCCACAAATGATTGGACCGTGACAAATGGACTGACTGGATATACTTATAGTATTTATGGTGATGCCACACAGTGTTACATTGACCTTGATGATTCCGGCAATGATGACGACAAGAAAGATATTGTCTTTACATTTGAGGATGCCCTTGCGGCGGATGGTTCAATCACCTTTGATATTGAAGGCTCAACTGCATGGCGCACGGTGACAGCCGATGAGGCCAAAGAGACAGGGTATTACCAGTTTACGGCTGATTTCCTCGGCGGAGAATTCGGTAGCACGGAAACCGACATCTCATTTAATATCGGGTCAAAATTTAACGGCAACAACTGGGTGAATGATTCGTTGTCCTCCACCCACTACGCAAAATCTTCTTCCACCACATACCAGGATGCAGACGGATATGCATCAGGGGATCTCACCGGTATTGAGGTGGAACCGGATGGTTTGGTCACCGGTTCCTATTCAAACGGCCAGGGAATTGCATTGTTCAAGATTGCGTTGGCAGACTTTAATAATGTGAATGGCCTTAAAAGTATGGGCGGTAATCTTTATCAGTCCACAGGAAAAAGCGGGGCAGCCATCACCAATAAACCCGGGGAAAACGGTCTTGGTACCTTGTCCTCCTATGCCCTGGAGATGTCCAATGTGGATATCTCCGAGGAATTTGTTGACATGATTGGCCTGCAGACTGCCTATGAAGCCAATGCTAAAATTATTACTACCGTGGATGAAATGATGAACACGGTCATAGGCATGAAACGATAG
- the flgK gene encoding flagellar hook-associated protein FlgK: MSSLNAILNTASNAITAYQSAISVTGQNIANADNDDYSIQSAELSTTSTVTSRGNIYGTGVTVASVARSANQILENALTSELSSQAALKEAQVYMSSIEDLFSEDSDDSLNTLLDAYWSAWEDLSNNPSGETEQNAVYDAGLALTGRINAIEEALSDLTDDMNGEIFSAVTEVNSISEQIAGLNLAIITGESTGGNANDLADERNALVDDLGERIDIDVIVKEDGSYLITTCGLPLVEDGISYDLSLDEGSVYWTGKSGNTYDITDDIPGGSIAGWLEVRDVVIPETQAEFDELATNLIWTLNYQHSQGAGQTYFSSALEGTYEAGDSGTFSSLYYGDEIDYTKDFSMVIQDATDTTSEYQTVTVDMSISTSEISDISGPGEINSTYELTVIDEGTLGDKTVVQSSAEFLGGLSFKDSGIDDARDAALAEQTLTITNGPDTQTLEISDSGPGATRSAADIAEELSNIDGITAYASSTSAHFDISGMKPADDGDLVEFKLYVDGVREDVSFTVDSSEAPLEEQFEAALKAAAESINETNQNTDLAVDGTSDGAFIESASGATIGIYEFNVVDNAGMILSSFNDFDTDDSVTFTLSTTGTPLQNIDITVDLAGVNTSVSSDVAQAFYDAIAGALTDNDTITADFNDSTGELTILTTDGSGVSLVNGSDDTGNNASIAVAGVGSSVLTSLVFDFNGIDAGADPTVSNLDSLSVSLDSSGSEAQSLRETSFPADDALVITGSVTIVMDPGMKISSGENSSAGLFGSSVNPAPVDAGSASSMITLGGAGGYEGFYSSNNIYLEVDGIPVSYNPAGASTDTEQAELLETAIAGVLPADYQVIRNGSSVTILKTADEEDDAITITNFTDLTNDDAVLRVSTGTGEGSEEPENDILVSGSTTKNSTKAVMFGDPAIVYWEILDNNGDATGKSGYVDIDESGEVEIDSTGTPLSFNISQGSLVAGNTLRINTDALGVADILQGSVTGKAASVDDTYAFTVTSGGTLPENKDDIVIQWTSETGSGTIELKDDKDEELRITADVDGMTIAFDSGTLVNGDVFYVTTDENGKVVGDNIQTLSEWHWTLDSFAHEFNRSAGGVTASVTQDNIIKFNTHDDYCAIENVTCSGSNNIDEENFEITVLNYGALDIEAEGLEFVRSTDPSDASVTWTVAGDPTGGIIAILPEGGDDDGFQIDLNGNGIGDIEITFDQSVSGDGYIRMDLESKDADDLSYAFAGNEDGDSGLAAALGVNTFFTGTKASNISVNDVLSGTDLLASGILDTETFELAADDNTNALAMADTRYDSVDMKSYTYTRGEGVTVTVTTTSLDDYQASLVSTIGSTAAGINSALDYSESLVYQLTAQRDSTSAVSLDEEMINLTAQQQAYLAAAKLLTTVQEMFDALLATR; the protein is encoded by the coding sequence ATGAGCAGCCTTAATGCCATATTAAATACAGCATCCAATGCCATTACAGCCTACCAATCTGCTATCAGTGTGACAGGCCAGAATATTGCCAATGCGGATAATGATGATTACAGCATCCAGTCTGCGGAGTTATCCACCACATCCACGGTGACCTCGAGGGGGAATATTTATGGTACAGGGGTCACTGTTGCTTCAGTCGCACGTTCTGCAAACCAGATCCTTGAGAATGCATTGACTTCTGAATTATCCAGTCAGGCTGCCCTGAAAGAGGCACAGGTCTATATGTCTTCCATTGAAGATCTGTTTTCCGAAGACAGTGATGACAGCCTGAACACCCTTTTGGATGCCTACTGGTCTGCCTGGGAGGATTTGAGCAACAACCCGTCCGGTGAAACCGAACAAAATGCAGTATATGATGCCGGCCTTGCACTTACGGGACGCATCAATGCCATTGAAGAGGCCCTGTCTGATCTGACCGACGACATGAACGGAGAAATATTTTCCGCCGTTACCGAAGTTAACAGCATTTCCGAGCAGATTGCAGGGTTAAATCTGGCCATCATTACCGGCGAAAGTACCGGCGGGAATGCCAATGATCTTGCGGATGAACGAAACGCACTGGTGGACGATCTTGGAGAACGCATTGATATTGATGTGATAGTTAAAGAAGACGGCTCCTACCTGATCACTACCTGTGGCCTGCCGCTGGTGGAGGACGGCATTTCATACGATTTAAGCCTGGACGAGGGCAGTGTGTACTGGACCGGAAAATCCGGCAACACCTATGATATTACCGATGATATACCCGGTGGTTCCATTGCCGGATGGCTTGAGGTCAGGGATGTGGTCATTCCCGAAACCCAGGCTGAATTTGATGAGCTTGCCACCAACCTGATCTGGACCCTGAACTATCAGCATTCCCAAGGGGCAGGGCAGACCTATTTTTCCAGCGCCCTGGAGGGCACCTACGAGGCCGGGGACAGCGGAACCTTTTCCAGCCTGTATTACGGGGATGAAATTGACTACACCAAGGATTTTTCCATGGTGATCCAGGATGCCACGGACACCACATCTGAATACCAGACCGTGACTGTAGATATGTCCATCTCCACCTCTGAAATTTCAGATATTTCCGGCCCTGGAGAGATTAATTCCACCTATGAGCTCACGGTGATTGATGAGGGGACCCTCGGAGACAAGACCGTAGTACAGTCCAGCGCAGAATTTTTAGGCGGTCTATCATTCAAGGACTCAGGCATTGATGATGCCCGGGATGCGGCACTGGCTGAACAAACCCTTACCATTACCAATGGGCCCGACACCCAGACCCTGGAAATTTCAGACAGTGGGCCCGGTGCCACCCGGTCCGCCGCCGACATTGCCGAAGAGCTTTCAAATATAGACGGCATAACTGCCTATGCGTCTTCGACGTCTGCCCATTTTGATATTTCCGGTATGAAACCGGCAGATGACGGGGATCTCGTTGAATTTAAATTATATGTTGACGGGGTGAGGGAGGATGTCAGCTTTACTGTGGATTCTTCTGAAGCCCCTCTTGAAGAGCAGTTTGAAGCGGCCCTTAAGGCAGCGGCGGAATCCATCAATGAGACCAACCAGAACACGGATCTGGCTGTGGACGGAACGTCCGACGGCGCATTCATTGAAAGTGCGTCTGGTGCCACCATCGGAATCTATGAATTTAATGTCGTGGATAATGCCGGCATGATCCTTTCCAGCTTTAACGATTTTGATACGGATGATTCTGTTACATTTACCTTGTCCACCACCGGGACACCATTACAGAATATTGACATTACCGTGGATCTGGCGGGTGTGAATACCTCTGTATCTTCTGACGTGGCCCAGGCCTTTTACGATGCCATCGCAGGTGCCCTGACAGATAACGATACGATTACCGCAGATTTTAATGACAGTACAGGAGAACTGACCATTTTGACCACCGACGGGTCCGGTGTGTCCCTGGTCAATGGTTCCGATGATACCGGCAATAATGCCTCCATTGCAGTTGCTGGTGTCGGTTCTTCGGTTTTGACATCTCTCGTATTCGATTTTAATGGAATAGACGCAGGGGCAGATCCGACTGTTTCCAATTTGGATTCACTATCTGTTTCCCTGGATTCCAGCGGTTCTGAAGCGCAATCTTTGCGAGAAACCAGCTTTCCGGCAGACGATGCCTTAGTGATTACCGGTTCCGTGACCATTGTTATGGATCCGGGTATGAAAATCAGTTCCGGTGAGAACTCCTCTGCCGGACTGTTCGGCTCCTCCGTAAATCCAGCTCCCGTAGATGCAGGGTCCGCATCAAGCATGATTACCCTGGGCGGAGCCGGTGGGTATGAAGGATTTTATAGCTCAAACAACATCTACTTAGAAGTAGACGGAATTCCCGTATCATATAACCCCGCCGGTGCGTCAACCGATACTGAACAGGCTGAGTTGCTTGAAACTGCAATAGCAGGTGTTTTACCTGCAGACTACCAGGTGATTCGAAACGGTTCTTCTGTGACCATCTTGAAAACGGCTGACGAAGAAGATGACGCCATTACTATTACCAATTTTACTGATCTCACCAACGATGACGCCGTGTTACGTGTCTCCACAGGTACGGGTGAAGGCTCTGAAGAGCCTGAAAATGACATCCTGGTTTCCGGCTCAACTACAAAAAACTCGACCAAAGCCGTCATGTTTGGTGATCCTGCAATTGTTTATTGGGAGATTTTGGACAATAACGGCGATGCCACCGGCAAGTCCGGATATGTTGATATTGACGAATCCGGCGAGGTTGAGATTGACAGCACAGGGACACCCTTAAGTTTTAACATTTCCCAGGGCAGTCTTGTCGCCGGAAACACCCTTCGGATCAATACCGATGCCTTGGGAGTAGCCGATATTCTTCAAGGTTCGGTTACAGGAAAGGCCGCAAGTGTCGATGATACTTATGCGTTTACGGTTACTTCCGGCGGCACCCTGCCGGAGAATAAAGACGATATTGTGATCCAATGGACGTCTGAAACCGGTTCAGGCACCATTGAACTTAAAGACGATAAGGATGAAGAACTCCGGATTACCGCGGACGTGGACGGCATGACCATCGCCTTTGACAGCGGCACCCTTGTGAACGGGGATGTCTTTTATGTCACCACGGATGAAAATGGTAAAGTCGTGGGAGATAACATACAGACCCTTTCGGAGTGGCATTGGACCCTTGACTCCTTTGCCCATGAGTTTAACCGGAGTGCAGGCGGTGTGACGGCTTCGGTTACACAAGATAATATCATTAAATTTAATACCCATGATGATTATTGCGCCATTGAAAACGTTACCTGCTCGGGCAGTAACAACATTGACGAAGAAAATTTTGAGATCACGGTGTTAAACTATGGTGCCCTTGACATTGAGGCTGAGGGCCTTGAATTTGTACGCTCGACTGACCCAAGCGACGCGAGCGTCACCTGGACCGTTGCCGGTGATCCCACGGGAGGCATCATCGCTATTCTTCCCGAAGGCGGCGATGATGACGGGTTTCAGATTGATTTGAACGGTAACGGTATAGGGGATATTGAAATCACCTTTGACCAGTCGGTTTCAGGTGACGGATATATCCGCATGGATTTGGAATCCAAGGACGCAGATGATCTGTCCTATGCCTTTGCAGGGAATGAAGACGGGGACAGCGGTCTTGCTGCAGCCCTTGGGGTGAATACCTTTTTTACCGGTACAAAGGCATCAAACATCAGTGTCAATGACGTGCTGTCCGGCACAGACCTGCTGGCGTCAGGCATCTTGGATACTGAAACCTTCGAGCTTGCAGCCGACGATAACACCAATGCCCTGGCCATGGCCGACACCCGTTATGACAGTGTTGACATGAAATCGTATACATATACCAGGGGAGAGGGTGTTACGGTCACGGTAACCACTACCTCCCTGGATGATTACCAGGCTTCTCTGGTTTCTACCATCGGGTCGACCGCCGCCGGTATTAATTCCGCTTTAGACTATTCCGAAAGTCTGGTGTACCAGCTTACGGCGCAGCGGGATTCAACATCAGCCGTGTCCCTGGATGAAGAAATGATTAATCTGACAGCTCAGCAGCAGGCCTATCTTGCAGCGGCTAAGTTGCTGACAACAGTGCAGGAAATGTTCGACGCCCTGCTTGCAACGCGTTGA
- the flgL gene encoding flagellar hook-associated protein FlgL has product MRVATISIYKQATYQLGRLTSDLNEANEVVSTNEKISSASDDPSGMKQVLSINSDLAALDQYQVNVDQAQNVLTTAETALDSMADQLSEMKVLSSALANASASYQERSNAAENMLVYLDGLLDLANTDAYGGYVFGGDDNRTPPFTLDDDNNPTSVTYNGSSDAVNISTSQHTTISLDCCGSDLFYEDKIIVNPTNNRIVFIEDPGTGDDNIITMEATITSGTYSKEELAAAVEDTLKKASGEQGHGVAYEVEYDEEANAFSIGTDGSLDTPMSVTFEAIQTETVRISNLETDGKNFEDEKINIVNKTAVTEYTPVPEGTKPLTLTYTEDGSNSTWKVSNDPGYGLPSEIEVEASDDFIEIDVNDDGEPDIVVNLNGTPEEGDTVSFDIVEGYENASILPDLGFDSETVILETVTSDFPVSDNFSVPPGLSVVEGQNDRIDFTETLLDRGGTSVQLTAVIDEDDYSTPETYAAAVEKALESESAENGNRVNYSVFYDEKTDSFTISENTDTGRQLESFDLLFSSGNNADSSAAEDLGFKDLGFNAEDVSSKPLGGEEATWSIWDTIFNLKDALENDDVDGIQRAMNWLDNHYESLTSSISTVGRIYGSTTTTEATILDSDLTLTTQRSTVRDADIVEAIMDLKSAQTVYQAALSSTSSVMGLSLVDYMG; this is encoded by the coding sequence ATGAGAGTAGCAACCATAAGCATATACAAACAGGCCACATATCAGCTTGGACGGCTCACCTCTGATTTAAACGAGGCCAATGAGGTTGTATCCACCAATGAGAAAATCAGTTCCGCATCTGATGACCCATCGGGTATGAAGCAGGTGCTGAGCATTAATTCCGACCTGGCCGCATTGGACCAGTATCAGGTGAATGTGGACCAGGCTCAGAACGTGCTTACCACGGCTGAAACCGCCCTTGACTCGATGGCTGATCAGTTGTCTGAGATGAAGGTTTTATCTTCGGCTTTGGCCAATGCATCGGCCTCTTACCAGGAGCGCTCAAACGCTGCAGAGAATATGCTGGTTTACCTTGACGGCCTTCTGGACCTTGCCAATACAGACGCCTATGGCGGATATGTATTTGGTGGCGATGATAACCGGACACCCCCGTTTACCTTAGATGATGATAATAATCCCACCAGCGTAACCTACAACGGGAGCAGTGACGCGGTAAATATAAGTACATCCCAGCACACCACCATATCCCTGGACTGCTGTGGCTCTGATCTTTTTTATGAAGATAAAATTATAGTAAATCCCACCAACAACCGGATTGTTTTCATCGAAGATCCCGGCACTGGTGACGATAATATCATTACCATGGAGGCAACCATTACGAGCGGGACTTACAGCAAGGAAGAACTTGCCGCTGCTGTTGAGGATACCCTGAAAAAAGCCAGTGGGGAACAGGGACACGGCGTTGCCTACGAGGTGGAATATGATGAGGAAGCCAACGCATTTTCCATTGGCACTGACGGCAGTCTTGACACGCCCATGAGTGTTACCTTTGAAGCGATCCAGACGGAAACCGTCAGGATCTCGAATCTTGAAACAGATGGTAAAAATTTTGAAGATGAAAAAATCAATATAGTTAATAAAACGGCTGTGACCGAATACACGCCGGTTCCCGAGGGTACAAAACCATTAACGTTAACCTACACCGAAGACGGCAGCAACAGCACCTGGAAAGTGTCCAACGATCCGGGATATGGGTTGCCTTCCGAGATTGAAGTTGAAGCAAGCGATGACTTCATAGAAATCGACGTAAATGATGACGGGGAACCAGACATTGTTGTAAATTTGAATGGTACGCCTGAAGAGGGAGATACGGTCTCTTTTGATATCGTGGAAGGATATGAAAACGCAAGTATTTTACCTGATTTGGGGTTTGACAGCGAAACCGTGATCCTTGAAACGGTTACCAGTGATTTCCCGGTGTCCGACAACTTTTCCGTGCCTCCAGGTCTGTCCGTGGTTGAAGGTCAGAATGATCGGATTGATTTTACCGAAACCCTTCTGGACAGAGGCGGTACTTCGGTTCAATTGACCGCCGTTATAGATGAAGACGATTACTCGACGCCTGAAACCTATGCCGCAGCCGTGGAGAAGGCCCTCGAATCCGAATCGGCTGAAAACGGCAACCGGGTTAACTATTCGGTATTCTATGATGAAAAGACCGACTCTTTTACCATCAGCGAGAACACGGACACCGGCCGGCAACTTGAATCCTTTGATCTGCTGTTTTCCTCGGGGAATAATGCCGACTCAAGTGCTGCCGAAGATCTTGGCTTTAAAGATCTTGGCTTCAATGCCGAGGATGTCTCTTCAAAACCCTTGGGAGGAGAAGAAGCCACCTGGAGTATATGGGATACGATTTTTAATCTCAAAGACGCCCTGGAAAATGATGATGTGGACGGCATTCAGCGGGCAATGAACTGGCTGGACAATCATTATGAAAGTCTCACATCAAGTATCTCAACTGTGGGCAGGATTTACGGCAGCACTACCACTACCGAAGCCACCATCTTGGATTCGGATTTGACACTGACCACCCAGCGCTCCACGGTCCGGGATGCAGATATCGTGGAAGCTATTATGGATCTTAAATCTGCCCAGACTGTTTATCAAGCGGCCTTGAGTTCGACCTCTTCTGTTATGGGGTTAAGCCTGGTGGATTATATGGGATGA